In Daphnia magna isolate NIES linkage group LG7, ASM2063170v1.1, whole genome shotgun sequence, a single genomic region encodes these proteins:
- the LOC116926587 gene encoding asialoglycoprotein receptor 1-like isoform X2 produces MVNIIPIFVILLSTLLISSHGNAVESPLCGGRVFVENTIVIEAPVHEDCHWDIQTQEDRILVITALSGNLKEAQEFLAIHDGSGKDSPILIVENQKTHERSRKDLPEAVYTTQSTANIRFKKAPTSNLQLKIQKAVDCPFNLGMESQCGRIIDDVSCYCATFSKRNHASQTTYCTDHNMKLLTVESYEKEQAIYAAWGKPGFWTSLTDAQQEGQWIWESTGTSLYPGYENWCPGEPSSGEPNEDCMLLQDQWGGCWNDGGCGFTTDAICQAIP; encoded by the exons ATGGTGAACATaattcccatttttgtcattTTGCTTTCGACGCTTTTGATTTCCAGTCATGGAAATGCCGTCGAGTCTCCtc TTTGTGGAGGACGAGTTTTTGTGGAGAATACGATCGTGATTGAAGCTCCAGTTCACGAAGATTGTCACTGGGATATTCAAACGCAAGAAGATCGCATCCTCGTCATCACTGCGCTCAGCGGAAACCTCAAAGAAGCTCAAGAGTTTCTAGCT ATTCACGATGGATCCGGCAAAGATTCGCCCATTCTGATCGTGGAGAATCAAAAGACCCACGAGCGATCAAGAAAAGATTTGCCAGAGGCCGTGTACACGACACAGTCGACGGCGAACATCCGATTTAAAAAGGCACCAACTTCAAATTTACAGCTCAAAATTCAAAAG GCAGTCGATTGTCCATTTAATCTGGGAATGGAAAGCCAATGCGGACGAATCATCGACGACGTTTCGTGCTACTGCGCTACTTTCTCCAAG AGGAATCATGCAAGCCAAACGACTTATTGTACTGATCACAATATGAAATTGCTAACGGTGGAAAGTTACGAGAAGGAGCAAGCCATTTACGCCGCCTGGGgca AACCTGGCTTTTGGACTTCTCTGACCGACGCACAACAAGAAGGACAGTGGATTTGGGAAAGTACAGGCACAAGTTTGTATCCTGGGTATGAGAATTGGTGTCCAGGGGAACCCAGTAGCGGGGAGCCCAATGAGGACTGTATGTTACTCCAAGATCAATGGGGTGGATGCTGGAACGACGGCGGTTGTGGCTTCACAACCGATGCTATTTGTCAAGCCATTCCTTAA
- the LOC116926587 gene encoding asialoglycoprotein receptor 1-like isoform X1, producing MVNIIPIFVILLSTLLISSHGNAVESHLCGGRVFVENTIVIEAPVHEDCHWDIQTQEDRILVITALSGNLKEAQEFLAIHDGSGKDSPILIVENQKTHERSRKDLPEAVYTTQSTANIRFKKAPTSNLQLKIQKAVDCPFNLGMESQCGRIIDDVSCYCATFSKRNHASQTTYCTDHNMKLLTVESYEKEQAIYAAWGKPGFWTSLTDAQQEGQWIWESTGTSLYPGYENWCPGEPSSGEPNEDCMLLQDQWGGCWNDGGCGFTTDAICQAIP from the exons ATGGTGAACATaattcccatttttgtcattTTGCTTTCGACGCTTTTGATTTCCAGTCATGGAAATGCCGTCGAGTCTCAtc TTTGTGGAGGACGAGTTTTTGTGGAGAATACGATCGTGATTGAAGCTCCAGTTCACGAAGATTGTCACTGGGATATTCAAACGCAAGAAGATCGCATCCTCGTCATCACTGCGCTCAGCGGAAACCTCAAAGAAGCTCAAGAGTTTCTAGCT ATTCACGATGGATCCGGCAAAGATTCGCCCATTCTGATCGTGGAGAATCAAAAGACCCACGAGCGATCAAGAAAAGATTTGCCAGAGGCCGTGTACACGACACAGTCGACGGCGAACATCCGATTTAAAAAGGCACCAACTTCAAATTTACAGCTCAAAATTCAAAAG GCAGTCGATTGTCCATTTAATCTGGGAATGGAAAGCCAATGCGGACGAATCATCGACGACGTTTCGTGCTACTGCGCTACTTTCTCCAAG AGGAATCATGCAAGCCAAACGACTTATTGTACTGATCACAATATGAAATTGCTAACGGTGGAAAGTTACGAGAAGGAGCAAGCCATTTACGCCGCCTGGGgca AACCTGGCTTTTGGACTTCTCTGACCGACGCACAACAAGAAGGACAGTGGATTTGGGAAAGTACAGGCACAAGTTTGTATCCTGGGTATGAGAATTGGTGTCCAGGGGAACCCAGTAGCGGGGAGCCCAATGAGGACTGTATGTTACTCCAAGATCAATGGGGTGGATGCTGGAACGACGGCGGTTGTGGCTTCACAACCGATGCTATTTGTCAAGCCATTCCTTAA
- the LOC116926565 gene encoding uncharacterized protein LOC116926565, with the protein MMKIIAVCIFALASISSSYSNVASTRKCGGRVFVDEAILIDASTQQDCTWEFQTKEDRILVFTVVGGNVKDAQQFLTIHDGVDIDSPILLVDNQKILEWTRRDLPQAVYTTQPAASVRFKTAPTSNFQLQIQKAVNCPFDLGSNTACGRLIDEISCYCVNYNLRNHNDQTTSCLLNGFKLLALESRTEETVLVNAWGNATRYWTSLTDNLNEGVWLWGSTGTGIVGGYSNWAIGQPDGSGNCVHLNDASPQGGWNDDNCANLREAICEGQP; encoded by the exons atgatgAAGATCATAGCGGTGTGCATCTTTGCACTGGCTTCCATCAGTTCCAGCTACAGCAACGTCGCCTCAACCCGAA AGTGCGGAGGGCGAGTGTTTGTTGACGAAGCAATTCTAATCGACGCCTCAACGCAACAAGATTGCACCTGGGAATTCCAAACGAAAGAGGATCGCATTCTCGTCTTCACCGTCGTCGGTGGAAATGTCAAAGACGCCCAACAATTTCTAACC attcaCGATGGAGTAGACATCGATTCGCCGATTCTCCTCGTAGACAATCAAAAGATCCTCGAATGGACGAGGCGAGATTTGCCCCAGGCCGTGTACACGACCCAACCTGCAGCAAGTGTTCGATTCAAAACGGCACCAACTTCAAATTTCCAGCTCCAGATTCAAAAG GCTGTTAACTGTCCCTTCGATTTGGGATCAAACACCGCGTGTGGACGACTTATCGATGAAATATCCTGCTACTGCGTCAATTACAATTTG AGAAATCACAACGACCAGACGACGTCTTGTTTGCTCAACGGATTCAAACTGTTGGCCCTTGAAAGTCGAACGGAAGAAACAGTTTTGGTAAACGCCTGGGGTAACG CGACACGTTACTGGACTTCCCTGACCGATAATCTTAACGAAGGAGTTTGGCTTTGGGGCAGCACGGGAACGGGCATAGTGGGCGGCTATTCCAACTGGGCCATCGGTCAGCCCGACGGATCGGGAAACTGCGTTCATTTGAACGACGCTTCCCCACAAGGTGGATGGAACGACGACAATTGCGCCAACTTACGCGAAGCCATTTGCGAAGGTCAACCTTAA
- the LOC116933355 gene encoding CD209 antigen-like protein D encodes MVNIIHIFVILLSTLLISSHGNAVESPLCGGRVFVENAIVIEAPVHEDCHWDIHTQEDRILVITALSGNLKEAQEFLTIHDGSGKDSPILIVENQKTHERSRKDLPKAVYTTQSTASIRFKKAPTSNLQLKIQKAVDCPFNLGGESQCGRVVDEVSCYCATFTKRDHSNQTTYCTDHNMKLVTLESYEKEQAIYAAWSTEYWFWTSLTDTQEEGRWLWESTNTNLYPGYANWCPKNPSDSGGNEDCMDMEWGCWNDLPCSNTQDAICQAIP; translated from the exons ATGGTGAACATAATTCACATTTTTGTCATTTTGCTTTCGACGCTTTTGATTTCCAGTCATGGAAATGCCGTCGAGTCTCCtc TTTGTGGAGGACGAGTTTTTGTGGAGAATGCGATCGTGATTGAAGCTCCAGTTCACGAAGATTGTCACTGGGATATTCATACGCAAGAAGATCGTATCCTCGTCATCACAGCGCTCAGCGGAAACCTCAAAGAAGCTCAAGAGTTTCTAACG ATTCACGATGGATCCGGCAAAGATTCGCCCATTCTGATAGTGGAGAATCAAAAGACCCACGAGCGTTCAAGAAAAGATTTGCCAAAGGCCGTGTACACGACACAGTCGACGGCGAGCATCCGATTTAAAAAGGCACCAACTTCAAATTTACAGCTCAAAATTCAAAAG GCAGTCGATTGTCCATTTAATCTGGGAGGGGAAAGCCAATGCGGACGAGTAGTCGACGAAGTTTCGTGCTACTGCGCTACTTTCACCAAG AGAGATCACTCGAACCAAACGACTTATTGTACTGATCACAATATGAAATTGGTAACGCTGGAAAGTTACGAGAAGGAGCAAGCCATTTACGCCGCCTGGAGCACTG AGTATTGGTTTTGGACTTCTCTGACCGACACACAAGAAGAAGGAAGGTGGCTTTGGGAAAGTACAAACACAAATTTGTATCCTGGGTATGCGAATTGGTGTCCAAAAAACCCCAGTGATTCAGGTGGAAATGAAGACTGCATGGATATGGAGTGGGGTTGCTGGAACGACTTACCTTGCAGCAATACACAAGATGCTATTTGTCAAGCCATTCCTTAA